A part of Lacibacter sp. H407 genomic DNA contains:
- a CDS encoding NarK family nitrate/nitrite MFS transporter, with protein MSQATLQQPLSKLNIFSLSGVQMRTFHITWLTFFVCFFGWFGLAPLMPTIKEDLHLDKSQIGNIVIASVSGTIIARLLIGRLCDTWGPRKTYTVLLLLGAIPVMGVGFAQSYTSFLLFRLAISVIGASFVITQFHTSMMFAANIKGTANAVAGGWGNLGGGITNMVMPLIFAAIVGFGYTKGEAWRYAMIVPGVMMLVVAFLYFRYTKDTPAGNYDEIQREAKIKTKTDYSVLKDWRVWSLALAYGVCFGMEITFDNIAALHFVQEFKLSQSSAGFWAGVFGFMNIFARALGGIFADRVGRKYGMRGKGLLLAAVLLLEGAGLMLFAQAGSFTMAIISMISFALFLKMANGATYAITPFVNEKNVGLVSGIVGAGGNVGGMLFGFLFKSKNITYVDAFGYIGMIVMAVSLLVLVTRFTKKEKVAELDVALEKAA; from the coding sequence ATGTCGCAAGCAACATTACAACAACCACTAAGCAAACTCAATATCTTTTCATTGAGTGGTGTGCAAATGAGAACCTTCCATATTACATGGCTTACATTCTTTGTTTGCTTTTTTGGATGGTTTGGTTTGGCTCCATTGATGCCAACCATTAAAGAAGACCTGCATTTAGATAAATCACAGATCGGAAATATTGTGATCGCATCTGTATCAGGTACCATCATTGCTCGTTTGTTGATTGGTCGCTTGTGCGATACATGGGGTCCACGTAAAACATATACTGTATTGTTGTTGCTTGGTGCTATACCGGTAATGGGTGTTGGCTTTGCACAATCTTACACTTCGTTTTTGTTGTTCCGTTTAGCGATCAGCGTTATCGGTGCATCGTTTGTGATCACACAGTTTCACACATCAATGATGTTCGCAGCAAACATTAAAGGAACAGCTAATGCAGTTGCAGGTGGTTGGGGTAATCTTGGTGGTGGTATCACCAACATGGTTATGCCGTTGATCTTTGCAGCGATTGTTGGTTTTGGTTATACAAAAGGCGAAGCATGGCGTTATGCAATGATCGTTCCGGGTGTAATGATGTTGGTTGTTGCATTCCTTTATTTCCGTTATACAAAAGATACGCCTGCAGGTAATTACGATGAAATTCAACGTGAAGCAAAAATAAAAACGAAAACAGATTACAGTGTATTGAAAGACTGGAGAGTCTGGTCGCTTGCACTGGCATATGGTGTTTGCTTTGGTATGGAAATTACATTCGACAATATTGCTGCATTGCATTTTGTACAGGAGTTTAAATTATCACAAAGCAGTGCAGGTTTCTGGGCCGGTGTATTTGGTTTCATGAACATTTTTGCACGTGCACTCGGCGGCATCTTTGCTGATAGAGTTGGTAGAAAATATGGTATGCGTGGAAAAGGTTTATTGCTTGCTGCTGTATTGTTACTCGAAGGTGCAGGTTTGATGCTCTTTGCACAAGCCGGTTCATTTACCATGGCCATCATCTCCATGATCTCGTTTGCATTGTTTTTGAAAATGGCGAATGGTGCAACCTATGCTATTACTCCGTTTGTAAATGAAAAGAATGTAGGATTAGTGAGTGGTATTGTTGGTGCAGGTGGTAATGTGGGTGGTATGTTGTTTGGATTTCTATTTAAAAGTAAAAACATTACATACGTTGATGCGTTCGGATATATTGGTATGATCGTTATGGCTGTATCATTACTGGTATTGGTAACAAGATTTACAAAGAAAGAAAAAGTGGCAGAATTGGATGTGGCGCTGGAAAAAGCAGCCTGA
- a CDS encoding molybdopterin-dependent oxidoreductase, whose protein sequence is MDLNSSGNAAANLTTCCYCGVGCGIVTSKDKLGRLHVEGDKNHPVNKGMLCSKGMNLHYTVNDRSDRLLYPEMRYNRNQPRQRVTWDTALERTAKVFATLIEKYGPDSVAFYASGQCLTEEYYVINKLIKGFIGSNNIDTNSRLCMSSAVVGYKMSLGEDSVPVSYDDLELADVIFVAGANPAWCHPILWRRVEAAREKNPDLKIIVSDPRKTQTCSIANVHLQLNPGTDVTLHHAIGRVLIENGDIDLDFITNHAEGFEKYRTTVFERTIAEAAIICGVAEKDIRLAASYIGKAKGFITMWTMGLNQSVIGVNKNLSLINLNLITGHIGKPGSGPLSLTGQPNAMGGREVGGLSNLLPAHRDLLNPEHRAAVENFWGVAPGTIAAKPGLTATEMFEALNDGRLKAIWILCTNPLISLPDVRMAEEGLKKAKFVVVQDVSNRPETIRYADVVLPAASWTEKEGTMTNAERRISYLNKIIDAPGEALPDAEIICRFAKKMGFKGFDYSSFSEIFAEHVALTAGTNIDMSGLSYEILKEKRSVQWPYTSSSEGYGTKRLFTDHKFHTPSQKAIIHSFNDENQSEKLSPDFPLVLTTGRIRDQWHTMSKTGKVNKLKQHISESFLEIHPDDAAKRSIKENDLVEIFNERGNVRVKAKFTTDIKKGVVFLPMHWGKVLNSDLNRANNLTNNLVDPKSKEPDFKFSAVEVKLHKKAKQKIIVVGAGAGACGFVRSYRMINAEDEIEIFSKEDFPFYNRVLLPDYISGTLQWQNLIKMSDAEEYDYNIKLHRGVSITEINREQKTVIDSKGNVHQYDVLLLATGSRAAMLRDVPAMQGIFTMRSRTDADNFKYHVDPAKGKVVIVGGGLLGIELAASLREVGVEVTIVQRISRLMDRQLDPLGSQLLHEELTDKGVDIYYNDEIERFLGDTTVTGIRLKSGLMIDCQAIVIAIGTVPNIEIAKAAGIDCKRGVVVDEYLQTNDPSVFAIGEIAEFKGFLYGITAAAEQQAEVVARYLGGDISNYYSGSLLMNILKMHGTELCSLGEVECPDDPAYEEVVFIDKAKRYYKKCIIHNDRLIGAILIGDKSEFLEYRNLIEQKMELSEKRLQLLRSGKAPEPVIGKLVCSCNNVGEGNLINRIKEGCKDHLQLCQLTGAGMGCGSCRPEVKTILENNLHSSVKETVLAEK, encoded by the coding sequence ATGGATTTAAACAGCTCAGGAAATGCTGCAGCTAACCTTACCACCTGTTGTTACTGCGGTGTTGGTTGCGGTATTGTTACCAGCAAGGATAAGCTCGGGCGTTTGCATGTGGAAGGCGATAAGAATCATCCGGTAAACAAAGGGATGCTTTGCAGTAAAGGAATGAATCTGCATTACACAGTGAATGATCGCTCTGATCGTTTGCTTTATCCGGAGATGCGTTACAATCGTAACCAGCCTCGTCAACGGGTTACATGGGATACTGCATTGGAACGTACAGCAAAAGTGTTTGCAACGTTAATTGAAAAGTATGGTCCGGACTCAGTTGCATTCTATGCATCGGGTCAATGTTTAACAGAAGAGTATTATGTCATCAATAAACTCATTAAAGGATTTATTGGCAGCAATAATATTGATACCAATTCCCGGCTTTGCATGAGCAGTGCGGTGGTTGGTTATAAAATGAGTTTGGGCGAAGACAGTGTGCCGGTGAGTTATGATGATCTCGAATTAGCAGATGTGATCTTTGTTGCAGGAGCAAATCCAGCCTGGTGTCATCCAATCCTTTGGAGAAGAGTAGAAGCAGCACGTGAGAAAAATCCTGATCTTAAAATTATCGTCAGCGATCCACGTAAAACGCAAACCTGTTCTATTGCAAATGTTCATCTGCAATTGAATCCCGGAACAGATGTTACACTTCATCATGCCATTGGCCGAGTGTTGATCGAGAACGGAGATATTGATCTCGACTTCATCACAAACCATGCAGAAGGTTTTGAAAAATACCGAACTACTGTATTTGAACGCACCATTGCAGAAGCAGCCATCATTTGTGGTGTTGCTGAAAAAGATATCCGTTTAGCAGCTTCTTACATTGGTAAAGCGAAAGGTTTTATTACCATGTGGACGATGGGTTTAAACCAAAGTGTGATTGGTGTAAACAAAAATCTTTCACTCATCAACTTAAATTTAATTACTGGTCATATTGGAAAACCAGGCTCAGGTCCGTTATCATTAACCGGTCAGCCAAATGCAATGGGAGGAAGAGAAGTTGGTGGCTTATCAAACTTATTACCTGCTCATCGTGATCTGCTGAACCCTGAACACCGTGCTGCAGTTGAAAATTTCTGGGGTGTTGCTCCGGGAACGATCGCTGCTAAACCTGGTCTTACTGCTACAGAAATGTTTGAAGCGTTGAACGATGGCCGCTTAAAAGCCATCTGGATTCTTTGTACCAATCCGCTCATCAGTTTACCTGATGTACGTATGGCAGAAGAAGGATTGAAAAAAGCGAAGTTTGTAGTAGTGCAAGACGTCAGCAATCGCCCCGAGACAATCAGGTATGCGGATGTGGTGTTACCTGCTGCATCATGGACCGAAAAAGAAGGCACCATGACGAATGCAGAGCGCCGCATCAGCTACTTGAATAAAATTATAGATGCACCGGGTGAAGCGTTGCCCGATGCAGAGATTATTTGCCGCTTTGCAAAAAAGATGGGCTTTAAAGGTTTTGATTACAGCAGCTTCTCTGAAATTTTTGCAGAACATGTAGCACTTACTGCCGGTACAAATATCGACATGAGCGGTTTGAGTTATGAAATCCTGAAAGAAAAACGTTCGGTGCAATGGCCTTACACTTCTTCATCAGAAGGGTATGGTACAAAGCGATTGTTTACTGATCATAAATTTCATACGCCTTCGCAAAAAGCCATCATTCATTCCTTTAATGATGAGAACCAATCAGAAAAATTAAGTCCTGATTTTCCATTGGTGTTAACCACCGGTCGCATCCGTGATCAGTGGCATACCATGAGTAAAACAGGAAAAGTAAATAAACTCAAACAGCATATTTCAGAATCGTTTTTAGAAATACATCCTGATGATGCGGCGAAGCGATCCATTAAAGAAAACGACCTTGTTGAGATTTTTAATGAACGTGGTAATGTGCGGGTGAAAGCAAAATTTACAACCGACATTAAAAAAGGTGTTGTGTTTTTGCCGATGCATTGGGGCAAAGTATTGAATAGTGATTTGAACAGGGCGAATAACCTCACAAACAACTTAGTTGACCCGAAAAGTAAAGAACCTGATTTCAAGTTCTCTGCTGTTGAAGTGAAATTGCATAAGAAAGCGAAACAAAAAATCATTGTAGTGGGTGCAGGTGCTGGTGCCTGTGGTTTTGTACGCAGCTACCGCATGATTAATGCTGAAGATGAAATTGAAATCTTCAGCAAAGAAGATTTTCCTTTTTACAACCGTGTATTGCTGCCCGATTATATCAGTGGAACATTGCAATGGCAGAACCTCATTAAAATGAGTGATGCAGAAGAGTATGATTACAATATCAAACTGCACCGAGGTGTAAGTATTACAGAAATTAACCGTGAACAAAAGACGGTGATCGATAGCAAAGGCAATGTTCATCAGTACGATGTGTTGTTATTGGCAACAGGTAGCCGTGCTGCTATGCTGCGTGATGTGCCAGCTATGCAGGGCATTTTTACAATGCGCAGCAGAACTGATGCAGATAATTTCAAATACCATGTTGATCCTGCAAAAGGGAAAGTGGTGATTGTTGGAGGTGGTTTGCTGGGTATTGAATTAGCAGCATCGTTGCGTGAAGTAGGAGTGGAAGTAACCATTGTGCAACGTATCTCCCGTTTAATGGATCGTCAGCTTGATCCCTTGGGAAGCCAGTTGTTGCACGAAGAGTTAACAGACAAAGGCGTTGATATTTATTATAATGATGAGATCGAACGCTTTCTTGGCGATACAACTGTTACAGGTATTCGCTTAAAGAGTGGTTTGATGATCGATTGCCAGGCCATTGTAATTGCAATCGGCACTGTGCCGAATATTGAAATTGCAAAAGCAGCAGGCATTGATTGCAAACGTGGTGTTGTGGTGGATGAATACCTGCAAACAAATGATCCTTCTGTATTTGCCATTGGTGAAATTGCAGAATTTAAAGGATTTCTCTATGGCATTACTGCAGCTGCTGAACAACAGGCAGAAGTTGTTGCAAGATATTTAGGTGGAGATATATCGAACTACTATTCCGGTTCATTGCTCATGAATATTTTGAAAATGCACGGCACAGAACTTTGCTCATTGGGTGAAGTGGAATGTCCTGATGATCCTGCATATGAAGAAGTGGTGTTTATTGATAAAGCCAAACGTTATTACAAGAAATGTATCATTCATAATGATCGTTTGATCGGTGCAATTTTAATTGGTGATAAGAGTGAGTTCCTTGAATACCGCAACCTCATTGAACAGAAAATGGAGTTGAGCGAAAAACGTTTACAATTATTACGTTCGGGCAAAGCACCTGAACCGGTGATTGGTAAACTGGTGTGCAGTTGTAACAATGTGGGCGAAGGAAATCTCATCAACAGAATAAAAGAAGGTTGTAAAGATCATTTGCAGTTATGCCAACTCACAGGTGCAGGTATGGGTTGTGGCAGTTGCAGACCTGAAGTGAAAACGATCCTGGAAAATAATCTTCATTCAAGCGTAAAAGAAACAGTACTCGCAGAAAAATAA
- a CDS encoding rubredoxin, protein MNSSTTIKINFRGGIISPGDLYNILVAATKAGIKHVSFGLRQQLLISVSVENRQSLLSELDLIDIAYETGSVHYPNIVSSYPAEEIFINNTWLSEGVYKDIFDGIDYQPTLKINVSDSNQSFTPMLTGNINWVAASEAAHFWHLFIRFPKTNTIYEWNQLVYTNDVAKVSKEIEEIIANHRDRFFDNAEAQGETLMKLVHTDRYITKPVEKPVQLPSFNLPYYEGFNKYNNTKYWMGVYRRDELFSVDFLKEVCKLCLETKIGQLCSTPWKSIIVKGIDEKDKRKWSLLLDKYHLNVRHAANELNFQVEDDCSEGLALKNYLVKQLNNEDIRTFGLCIGIKTRNKSEVFSSILVKRKPLIKLFGFELLYLYDILCANDFNPNARTGFVFSSNNPKFLLSEQLRRSVNAFYQNREGKMAIVEKVLPAKKEVEKKPVAQYVHQCTDCLTVYDESVGEPESNIAAGVKFESLPADYCCPLCDAGKESFTRIEKSKLGLQAV, encoded by the coding sequence ATGAACAGCAGTACAACCATAAAGATCAATTTTCGTGGTGGAATTATTTCACCCGGCGATCTGTATAATATTTTAGTGGCTGCTACTAAAGCAGGCATTAAACATGTGAGTTTTGGTTTGCGTCAGCAATTGCTTATTAGTGTAAGTGTTGAAAACAGGCAATCATTGCTGAGCGAACTGGATCTGATCGATATTGCATACGAAACAGGAAGTGTGCATTATCCAAACATTGTGAGTTCTTATCCTGCTGAAGAAATCTTCATCAACAATACCTGGTTGAGTGAAGGTGTGTACAAAGATATTTTTGATGGCATCGATTATCAGCCAACATTAAAAATAAATGTAAGCGACAGTAACCAGAGTTTCACGCCGATGCTTACCGGTAACATCAACTGGGTGGCTGCAAGTGAAGCTGCACATTTCTGGCATCTGTTTATTCGTTTCCCGAAAACAAATACCATTTACGAATGGAACCAGTTAGTATACACGAACGATGTTGCTAAAGTGTCGAAAGAAATTGAAGAGATCATCGCCAATCATCGTGACCGCTTTTTTGATAATGCAGAAGCGCAAGGTGAAACATTGATGAAACTGGTTCATACAGATCGTTATATTACCAAGCCTGTTGAAAAACCTGTGCAGTTGCCGTCATTCAACCTGCCTTATTACGAAGGCTTCAATAAATATAACAACACTAAGTACTGGATGGGTGTGTACCGTAGAGATGAATTGTTTAGTGTTGATTTCCTGAAAGAAGTATGTAAGCTTTGTTTGGAAACCAAGATCGGACAGCTATGTTCTACACCATGGAAGAGCATTATTGTAAAAGGGATTGACGAAAAGGATAAACGTAAATGGAGTTTGTTACTGGATAAATATCATCTCAATGTACGTCATGCAGCCAACGAATTAAACTTCCAGGTGGAAGATGATTGCAGTGAAGGATTAGCGTTGAAAAATTATCTCGTCAAACAATTGAACAATGAAGACATCCGAACATTCGGTCTTTGTATTGGTATTAAAACAAGAAACAAGAGTGAAGTGTTCAGTAGTATTTTGGTGAAACGTAAACCGCTGATCAAGTTATTCGGTTTTGAATTATTATATCTCTACGATATTCTTTGTGCCAACGATTTCAACCCCAATGCTCGTACAGGATTTGTGTTTAGCAGCAACAATCCAAAGTTTTTACTTTCAGAACAGTTGCGTCGTTCGGTAAATGCATTTTACCAGAACCGTGAAGGAAAGATGGCTATTGTTGAAAAGGTATTACCTGCAAAAAAAGAAGTGGAGAAGAAACCAGTTGCACAATATGTTCATCAATGTACTGATTGTTTAACTGTGTATGATGAATCGGTGGGCGAACCTGAAAGCAACATTGCAGCAGGTGTAAAATTCGAATCGTTGCCTGCAGATTATTGCTGCCCTTTATGCGATGCAGGGAAAGAAAGCTTTACAAGAATTGAAAAATCGAAACTGGGATTACAAGCCGTTTAA
- the mobA gene encoding molybdenum cofactor guanylyltransferase encodes MIGIILCGGQSTRMGSDKGLLKLEANTWAQTAVDKLSILGIPVKLSVNRQQLNDYAEVFAADDLFVDAASLQLHGPLLGVLSAHLQFNTEDLFAFACDMPLMEPILIKELSAAYKQNPGYDAYVFMNDHEPEPLCAIYTAKGLATIFDMLQNGSLTRHSMKFMLDHLTVFSIQLNDAQKTCFRNFNAHAELNGL; translated from the coding sequence ATGATCGGAATTATTTTATGCGGCGGACAAAGCACAAGGATGGGCAGCGATAAAGGCTTGCTGAAACTTGAAGCAAACACATGGGCGCAAACGGCTGTTGACAAACTCAGCATACTGGGTATTCCTGTAAAACTTTCGGTGAATCGGCAACAGCTGAATGATTATGCAGAAGTGTTTGCAGCAGATGATCTTTTTGTTGATGCAGCTTCTTTACAATTGCACGGGCCATTGCTTGGCGTGCTAAGTGCTCATCTGCAATTCAATACTGAAGATCTGTTTGCGTTTGCCTGTGATATGCCGCTGATGGAACCAATATTGATCAAAGAGCTTTCTGCTGCGTATAAACAAAATCCCGGCTATGATGCGTATGTGTTTATGAACGATCATGAACCTGAGCCATTGTGTGCTATTTATACTGCAAAAGGATTGGCAACTATTTTCGACATGCTGCAAAACGGTTCATTAACACGGCACAGCATGAAGTTTATGCTCGATCATTTAACTGTGTTCAGCATTCAATTAAATGATGCACAGAAAACGTGCTTCCGCAATTTTAATGCACATGCTGAATTAAACGGCTTGTAA
- a CDS encoding SelT/SelW/SelH family protein, with protein MKPVITIEYCPKCHWLLRSAYIAQELLTTFENELKGVTLQPSEVSGDFHISIDGKEIFNRKTYGGFPEIKELKQVVRDIVSPGKSLGHADTKPHHQSSL; from the coding sequence ATGAAACCCGTTATTACCATTGAATACTGCCCCAAATGTCATTGGCTGTTGCGTTCTGCTTACATTGCACAGGAGTTACTCACAACCTTTGAAAACGAATTAAAAGGCGTTACACTGCAACCAAGTGAAGTAAGCGGCGATTTTCATATTTCTATTGATGGCAAAGAGATCTTCAACCGTAAAACCTATGGCGGCTTTCCTGAGATCAAAGAATTGAAACAGGTGGTGAGAGATATTGTAAGTCCGGGTAAAAGCCTTGGACATGCTGATACAAAACCACATCATCAAAGTTCACTTTAG
- a CDS encoding MOSC domain-containing protein — MLSISHLYVYPIKSLGGIELRSARLTDRGLEHDRRWMLVGDDNRFLTQREFPQMALLRTAIHANELTVYEKGNEADKISLTLYPTGSELTAVQIWDDVCDAIEISTEANEWFSKKLNMSCKLMYMPDVSKRRVDAGYALNMEITGFADAYPLLMIGQASLDDLNNRLESPVPMNRFRPNIVFTGGAAFEEDTMKHFQINGIDLYAVKPCARCVVTTTDQETGITSKEPLKTLASYRTGNNKVYFGQNILYKNEGMIKVGDELKVVQVKEALQLNA; from the coding sequence ATGCTTTCAATCAGCCATTTATATGTGTATCCCATTAAATCATTGGGTGGAATTGAACTCCGCTCGGCACGTTTAACCGACAGAGGGCTTGAACACGACCGGCGATGGATGTTGGTGGGTGATGACAATCGTTTTTTAACACAACGGGAGTTTCCGCAGATGGCGCTGTTGCGTACAGCCATTCATGCAAATGAATTAACCGTTTATGAAAAGGGAAATGAAGCTGACAAGATCAGCCTTACCTTGTATCCAACGGGCAGCGAATTGACCGCTGTACAAATTTGGGATGATGTGTGTGATGCAATTGAGATCAGCACTGAAGCGAATGAGTGGTTTTCAAAAAAGCTGAACATGTCCTGTAAGTTGATGTATATGCCCGATGTAAGTAAACGAAGAGTGGATGCCGGTTATGCGCTGAATATGGAGATCACCGGTTTCGCTGATGCATATCCGTTATTAATGATCGGGCAGGCATCGCTGGATGATTTGAACAACCGTTTAGAAAGTCCTGTACCGATGAATCGCTTTCGTCCGAACATTGTGTTCACAGGTGGAGCTGCATTTGAAGAGGACACGATGAAACATTTTCAGATCAACGGAATTGATTTGTATGCGGTAAAACCCTGTGCAAGATGCGTGGTAACAACCACCGACCAGGAAACCGGCATTACTTCAAAGGAACCGTTGAAAACATTAGCATCGTACAGAACAGGAAATAACAAAGTGTATTTCGGACAGAATATTTTATACAAGAACGAGGGAATGATTAAAGTGGGAGATGAGTTGAAGGTTGTGCAGGTAAAAGAAGCGTTGCAGTTGAACGCCTGA
- the moaA gene encoding GTP 3',8-cyclase MoaA → MLIDKYNRVHNYLRISLTDNCNLRCFYCMPEEDYEFTKQANLMQADEIESLAKTFVQLGVNKIRLTGGEPLVRKDAADIILRLAKLPVKLTLTTNGTRLHEFVDVLEEAGVRSLNISLDTLQAATFQHLTRRDQFQKVMENIQLLINRNFHVKVNVVVMKGLNDGEINDFITWTKDTPVHVRFIEFMPFSGNQWTSNQVFTWQEILQVVDQQYSFLPLKNEEHDTAKGYIVPGHTGTFSVISTMSAPFCSSCNRMRLTADGKMKNCLFAEKEMDLLTALRSGQDVTELIQQNIADKAKELGGQFTADFEHINAETIHNRSMIGIGG, encoded by the coding sequence ATGTTGATCGACAAATATAATCGTGTACATAATTATTTGCGGATATCGTTAACCGATAACTGCAACCTGCGATGCTTTTATTGCATGCCGGAAGAGGATTATGAGTTTACGAAGCAAGCAAATCTGATGCAAGCCGATGAGATTGAATCGCTGGCAAAAACATTTGTACAACTCGGCGTCAATAAGATCCGCTTAACAGGCGGTGAACCATTGGTACGGAAAGATGCAGCAGATATTATTCTTCGTTTGGCAAAGTTGCCGGTTAAACTTACGCTCACCACAAACGGGACAAGATTGCATGAGTTTGTTGATGTGCTGGAAGAAGCCGGTGTGCGTTCACTCAACATCAGTCTCGATACATTACAAGCTGCCACTTTTCAGCATCTTACACGAAGAGATCAGTTTCAAAAAGTGATGGAGAATATTCAGCTGCTCATCAACCGCAACTTTCACGTAAAAGTAAATGTGGTGGTGATGAAAGGTTTGAATGATGGCGAGATCAATGATTTTATTACGTGGACAAAAGACACACCTGTGCATGTTCGCTTCATTGAATTTATGCCCTTCAGCGGTAACCAATGGACAAGCAACCAGGTATTTACCTGGCAAGAGATATTACAGGTAGTTGATCAACAATATTCTTTTCTTCCGTTGAAAAATGAAGAACATGATACTGCGAAAGGTTATATCGTTCCCGGTCATACAGGAACATTTTCTGTCATCAGTACCATGAGTGCGCCTTTCTGCAGCAGTTGCAACCGCATGCGTTTAACCGCAGATGGTAAAATGAAAAACTGTTTGTTCGCTGAAAAGGAAATGGACTTATTAACTGCATTACGAAGTGGGCAAGATGTAACCGAACTCATCCAACAAAATATTGCTGATAAAGCAAAAGAACTCGGCGGACAATTCACTGCCGACTTTGAACACATCAATGCAGAAACGATTCATAACCGGAGTATGATCGGCATTGGAGGATGA
- a CDS encoding molybdopterin molybdotransferase MoeA: protein MISVTEAKQIISSNVTALNPVTVSLLQARAKILAADVFATVDIPAFPQSAMDGYAFAFDDLQKELIIEGEMAAGSSSSVEVAAGKAIRIFTGASVPAGADTVVMQEKVRTENGILIIEDDKLQRNSNVRSVGSEIKAGELALPKGSVLTAAAIGFLAGIGITEVSVIPDPVISIILTGNELQEPGKALAYGQVYESNSYSLTTALASLHLPVHQIYKAEDDPEVLTAILQQALNESDLVLLTGGVSVGDYDFVLKAASACGVKQQFHKIKQRPGKPLFFGSKANKLVFGLPGNPSSVLTCFYEYVTEALALQTKRPLQLKTVQTVLAKDCIKPPGLTQFQKAYYNGESVLPLTAQESYKLNSFATANCLLVLNGEKEEYKTNDTVTVHLLPV from the coding sequence ATGATCTCTGTAACAGAAGCAAAACAAATTATTTCATCAAATGTAACAGCATTAAACCCTGTTACGGTTTCCCTGTTACAGGCAAGAGCGAAAATATTGGCAGCCGATGTATTTGCAACCGTTGATATTCCTGCATTTCCGCAATCGGCGATGGATGGTTATGCATTTGCATTTGATGATCTGCAAAAAGAATTGATCATCGAAGGAGAAATGGCTGCAGGAAGCTCATCATCTGTTGAAGTGGCAGCCGGTAAAGCTATCCGCATTTTTACAGGAGCGTCTGTTCCTGCAGGAGCCGATACGGTGGTGATGCAGGAAAAAGTAAGAACAGAAAATGGCATCTTAATTATTGAAGATGATAAACTGCAACGCAACAGCAATGTTCGTTCCGTTGGCTCCGAAATAAAAGCCGGTGAACTGGCTTTGCCGAAAGGAAGTGTGCTTACCGCTGCTGCAATTGGTTTTTTAGCAGGGATCGGTATTACAGAAGTATCTGTTATTCCTGATCCGGTTATCAGCATCATCCTTACCGGCAACGAATTACAAGAGCCGGGCAAAGCATTGGCGTACGGGCAAGTTTATGAATCAAACTCATACAGTTTAACGACTGCCTTGGCATCGCTGCATCTTCCGGTTCATCAAATTTATAAGGCAGAAGATGATCCCGAAGTGTTAACGGCAATATTGCAACAGGCGTTGAATGAAAGTGATCTGGTATTACTCACCGGTGGTGTAAGTGTGGGCGATTACGATTTTGTATTGAAGGCTGCATCTGCTTGTGGAGTAAAACAGCAATTTCATAAAATCAAACAACGGCCCGGAAAACCATTGTTCTTTGGTTCGAAAGCGAACAAGCTGGTGTTTGGTTTACCTGGCAATCCTTCGTCGGTACTCACCTGTTTTTATGAATACGTAACCGAAGCATTGGCTCTTCAAACAAAACGTCCACTACAATTAAAGACCGTGCAAACAGTTCTGGCGAAAGATTGCATCAAGCCACCGGGACTTACACAGTTTCAGAAAGCATATTACAACGGCGAATCGGTGTTGCCCTTAACTGCACAGGAATCGTACAAATTAAATTCCTTTGCAACAGCCAATTGTTTATTGGTGCTGAATGGGGAGAAAGAAGAGTACAAAACAAACGATACCGTCACTGTTCATCTTTTACCTGTTTAA